In Cryptomeria japonica chromosome 1, Sugi_1.0, whole genome shotgun sequence, the sequence TTGAGCAAGCCATCTCAAAATGCAAAACAACACAATAGTAATATGTGGCTATATGTAGCTGTTCAATGTTTGAAATAACTGCGAGCAAGTGTGGTGGAACAAAACATTGTCAAATTGTTTGTAAATGCATAAATATGAGCTTCATATAGTGTACGTAGACAAAGAGAATTCCTATTTTTTTTGCCCCAACAATTATATAGTCATGTGGTTGCACCCATTCTAGCAATCTCTCCAAGCAGATAGGTGGACTTAGCGTCAAAATCGAGCCTCTGCACTTTGTTGATTGCTACTTTTATTCTACGCTCAGAGTTGTATGTGTCAGTAGAAACCAAAGCTGTAAAGCTATAGTGCTTGAACATAGCTTTATTAAGTATGATGTGAGGTGTTTTTTCTGTTGTTAAGTCGTATTGTAGTATGTATAGTTCCTTTGTAGACAAAGCCAAGAGTTTTGTGCCAACCTCATCAAATGCATTAGCCCAAACACTGCCTGTATGATCTTGTAGTTTCATCTGCAGGAGGTATGTAATTACATTCAGGGAATTGTGTTTGACACCTAGGGCAGAGCCACAAATTCTCAGCTAACTTACTACATTTCTTTTTACATTCTTTATCGTTGAACTGTAATGGGCAAGCTGTATAGTAAAACTGATCTTGCTTTATGAAGCGCAAGACAGCTGTAATAGTAGTCTCAATGGTTTCCGACACAATGCTAAGGCATTGTAGGATGGATGCAATTGACATTCTTTGATACTGGTTATTTTTGGTATGGACAACCGAAGAGTGTGGATCAAGGCATTGTTGTACAATGCCTCTTAAACAAAGTGGGTTTGCTTCTGAAATAGAAGGGTTAATTTCAAAAGTTGTAGACACTGAAATATTAATGACTTTTCCATTGAAATAACCAACCCTTGCATTTTGAATAGCAAGGATGACAAATGTTCCAGATGCATGCATATTTTTCAAGTCACTACCTAGTTGTTCTGATGGCGGGCCCCAAAGGTTAACATCTATTGTCAAAGTTGACATATCATTTATTTTTACTATTCTCTTGTTTACAGTACAACCATCCTTTCTACGAATTACAGAAATCTTTCCAACGTTGACAATAATACCAATAACATCAACCAAAGTATTGTTGTTAGTGGTGAGAACTTCATTAATAGGGGTGAAGCGACTTTTTTTTTAGTCTCATCAAGATCAGGGGCAGATCGCTTCAAAACTGAAGTTTCAATCAAGATAATCTCAAGGTGGTTGTTAAGCTTATTGTATACTGTGTTTGCATCCTTTACAGTACCTTTGGGAATAACATATGAAGCTCCTTTTTCAATTCGATGATAGTGCAATTCTGCTATCTCATCAAAGGAAGTGATTCTAATTTCACAACCCTCTTCGTCTATAATATCGAAACTAAAAACTTGGCCATTGCGCTTTGGCGTGTTATATTGATGCATCTACCTCTTATTTGTTACCCTACCTTTTATGGTCCAATTGTTTTGGAAAGGGTTCAAGCTTTTAACAAGGCTGATATTTTTAGAGGGAGCATTTTGTGGGGAAGGTAAATCTACACCGAATTTAAGAGCACATTTAGTGGAGGGTGGGGTTTCACGGCCCAACATTTGCTCCTCCTGCTCTTTAAAGAGGTATCTAGGTTTTCCAACCAAATGACAATCCGTTTTCTTCACATCAAGAGTGAATATAATGATGGTCCTGTAAAAGCGAGAAGGAGGTATGCTCAATTGCAAGAAATGTGTTTGTAAACAACATAGAAAAAGGTTCACATAAATGAGGAAAAATGCATTATAGAAGCTACCTTGTGTTCCAAACATATCGACAAGTATAGTTTGTCAACAAAACAATAGAACCTATCTTCAACGTCTCTGCATGCAATAAGTCAGCATACTTGGGTGACAAAATGGCTAGCTGCATATATGTACCATCTGACAGGACTATTTTGTATTTGTCATTGTCATTTGGATCACCAGCCATTTTTTTAAATGACAAAAGCTGCAACAATGGCGAAGGGATATCATCTCCAGCATTCATAGATCGGATTGCATATGGGGTAAGCTCGAGGTGATTGTTAAGTCCCTACAAGGAGAGGACAacaaggttgaatttatagaggaGGGAAGTTCCATAGCAGCAATGCAAACATGGTAAAAGGAAACTATGTTTGGtgatatatatatatccaatttgGTGCCAATCTATATATCTATTCATGCATGAAGACAATAGAATGCCAGTCATATTACAAGGTGGTGGAGCAGTTTTGAATAAAAGGATGCCTCGTTGTATATTCCTATAAGTTAATGTGTTTgtgagttttttttttctttttgttaataGATGGATAGAATATATGCATAGACTATGAAACATGGGAATGATGACAACTATGTGGATGCAGCGAAACATGTATACAAGTGATGTTTTTTGTGTTGCTGAAATACCCAAAAGAATGATTATATCTTTAAATTTGTGACAACATAGAGTGGATTATCTTACCGAAGTATCTAGGGGAGGCTATTCTGATGGACCAGGAGAGCTAGTAGAAGATGACATACTGCTTAATGCTCTTCACAATTAGAGGGAGCGATCTTTTGTGAGAGTAGATAACGTCTATAGGAAAATAAACAACATAAAGAAAGGTTGAATAACATATTCAAATAAAACCTCCAAAGGAAAATGCAACATAAGAAACAAACAGTCATAAATATTGAGATTAATATACATGCACACTTTGACAACCCAACaaattcaatgttttgtttccTATTTTTCAAAGGCAACAAAATACAAAATTATAGACAACCGGGAAAAGAGGTAAGAAACACAAAATTGTCAACGAAGCTAGTTTTTTAATGTTAAAGGCTGCCTAGTTGACCCAAAAAGAGGTGAAAAATAGAAATCTATCAGCTATTTGAAACCCACAATTCCAAAGGACTACATTCTACTTGTGAAAGATGAACAGGCCAACGAGTGAAGTTGAAGTGCAGGCAGGGCAAATCTCATCAATGTTCAACGCATAGCCCATCAATGTTCAAGCCAACTCAAGAACAATATCAAATTTACTTTGCTGGAAATTCATATAGAATGCATTGTGGATAACTTGACACAATTCAACAAATCAGTGAAACCGAATGATGGATTTCTTGCAGGACGAGGCCGTAGAGAGAAAAATCAAATGACGATGAAAAGATGGGCTACATTAATTAGAGCATGGGAATTCGCTTTTGCAAGTATTTGAAGGTGTAGGCAAACCTAGCAAAAGTTCATGTATGGAAGGTTTTTTTTGGCAACACATTTTGCTGTGTATCCATTGCGCTAAGCACAGTGTATCTATGGCTCATGAACCTTGTAAGTTGCATTCGCATAAGGCCACCGATAACAAATTCTGTTGTTCCTcatctcaaaaaaaaaaacattgggaCAAAGACAATTTTCCGGAGATAAATGCCTCCACTAAAGCTGGTAGATATAGGTATATTCACATATATATAAAGCTATATATTTGCATGGACAGACATAGAATTCCATATGCATGTGCATGTAGaaacataaatatgtatgtatatatatccatatacatatagatagatatGTATGTACATGGATATATAGATGCACaggcatgtatgtatatatggctACAAGGATAAGCATAAAGCTATATATCTGCATGCACAGACATAGAAATCCATATGCAACTGTATGTATGTAGATGGATATATAGATACACAAAACCGTGATCGCTCTTTCCATAATCTGCCAGCCAGTAAAGCAAACAACAAGCACAAGTACCGGGCAAGATGGATGTTTAGTTCTTAAAACTCCCTACATGGCGAAAAGGAAGGCGTAACAAATACAAAATATTCAACCAACATGCAGCTACTTTGAGCTGATTGGTAGGTGATTTTAGCAAGGAATGACAATTTCAACGCATTTTGCTTGAATTTTCGTGGGCAAAATTGCCCCCTAAACCTCAAATTGAGCCACTTTTTGCTGCATTTGTTTGACAACAGAAAGGGGAGGAGGTTGTGTATTCTTTTGATAGCGAAAGAGTGTCGTAACAAGGGTCACAACGGTGAGAGTAAACAGATCCATATTTTTCGTCAGGTGCTGTAGGTATTTCCACTGTGCGAGCAGTCTTGTAGCcaacatattttttttattgtgAGCTATCATGGATTTCTCTTTGTTTAATCTATACATTTCTAAAAAATCCATGAAGCGAGTCATTTTCAATGATAGTGCATATTCTAAAAATCCTATGAGTGAGTCTGCTTTGCAATAACTGCATAGTTTGAAAACATCTATAGCTTGATCTACTTAATTTCAACATAAGATACAATAAAACTTGAAAGAACTTCAAAGGAAAAGATTGCCAAGGCAGTGGTAAGGAAGTTGAAGGAGAAACTTATATAAGTGTGAACATGAAAACAACCATGTATTCCTAAACCTCAAATTGAGCCACTTTTTGCTGCATTTGTTTGACAACAGAAAGGGGAGGAGGCTGTGTATTTTTTTTGTCAGTGAAAGAGCGCCGTAACAAGGGTCACAGCGGTGAGAGTAAGCAGATCCATATTTTTCGTCAGGTGCTGTAGGTATTTTCACTCTGCGAGCAATCTTGTAGCcaacatttttttttattgtgaGCTATCATGGATTTCTCTTTGTTTAATCTATGCATTTCTAAAAAATCCATGAAGCAGGTCATTTTCAATGATAGTGCATATTCTGAAAATCCTATGAGTGAGTTTGCTTTGCAACAACTGCATATTTTGAAAACATCTACAACTTGATCTACTTAATTTCAACATAAGATACAATAAAAGTTGAAAGAACTTCAAAGGAAAAGATTGCCAAGGCAATGG encodes:
- the LOC131046420 gene encoding replication protein A 70 kDa DNA-binding subunit C-like — its product is MNAGDDIPSPLLQLLSFKKMAGDPNDNDKYKIVLSDGTYMQLAILSPKYADLLHAETLKIGSIVLLTNYTCRYVWNTRTIIIFTLDVKKTDCHLVGKPRYLFKEQEEQMLGRETPPSTKCALKFGVDLPSPQNAPSKNISLVKSLNPFQNNWTIKDEEGCEIRITSFDEIAELHYHRIEKGASYVIPKGTVKDANTVYNKLNNHLEIILIETSVLKRSAPDLDETKKKISVIRRKDGCTVNKRIVKINDMSTLTIDVNLWGPPSEQLGSDLKNMHASGTFVILAIQNARVGYFNGKVINISVSTTFEINPSISEANPLCLRGIVQQCLDPHSSVVHTKNNQYQRMSIASILQCLSIVSETIETTITAVLRFIKQDQFYYTACPLQFNDKECKKKCSKLAENLWLCPRCQTQFPECNYIPPADETTRSYRQCLG